The DNA sequence CAAGGAGGTCGAGCGCCACGCGATCGCCGCAGCGCTCACCGGATCCGCGTCGGAGGCACTGCTCGCCTTCGCCCTGCACCCGCTGGTGGAGAGCGTCCCGACCGCGCGCGAGCTGCTCCGCGGTTACACGGCCGCGCACCCGCAGCTCGCCGAGCTCTTCGGCGGCGCAGCGGTGGACGCGCTCGCACCCGCTGGGCGCTGATGCGTGTCGTCGTCCTGCCGACCTCCGCCGAGGTCGGCGAGGCAGCGGCGGCGGAGATCGCCGCGGTCGTGACCGAGCGCCCGGACGCGGTGCTCGGGCTCGCCACCGGCGATTCGCCGCTCGGCGCCTACGCGGCGCTCGGCCGCCGCGTCGAGCGCGACGGGCTCGACCTCTCGCGGGCCCGCGGCTTCGCCCTGGACGAGTACGTCGGGCTGGACCCGTCCGATCCGCAGAGCTACAACGCAGTCATCGACCGCACGGTCACGACGCCGCTGCGGATGCGCGCGGGCGCCGTGCGCGTTCCGGCCGGCGCGGCAGCCGACCTCGACGCGGCCGCGGACGCGTACGAGCGCGCCATCGAGGAGTCCGGAGTGGACATCCAGATCCTCGGCATCGGCGCGAACGGGCACATCGGCTTCAACGAGCCGGGATCCGCGTTCACGACGCGCACGCGGGTCGTCGCGCTCAGCGAGCGGACCAGACTCGACAACGCCCGGTTCTTCGCGACGCCCTCCGATGTGCCGACGCACGCCCTGACGCAGGGACTCGCCACGATCATGCGGGCACGCCGGATCGTCCTCGTCGCGCTCGGGGAGCGGAAGGCGGAGGCGGTCCGCGCCGCCGTCGAGGGGCGCCCGTCCGCGGCCTGCCCGGCCTCCGTGCTGCAGGACCACCCGGACGCCCTGCTGGTCGTGGACGAGGCCGCCGCGTCGCGGATAGCGGTCAGCTCCTCCGCTGTCAACCGCTTCCCGCGCTTGCTCGCCCGCAGGTAGCCTGTCGGTCTACCGATCATCGGAGGCACCGTGTCCCAGCCCTGCCCCCTCCTCGGCGACCCCGCTCGCAGCCTCATCCCCGGGGCCGCCCGGTGAGCGGCGACGGCTCCGCGCCCTATCCGCTCGGCATCACGCTCGTCGAGGGCGGCGCGAACGTCGCCGTCTACAGCGAGAACGCGGACACCGTGTACGTCTCGCGCTTCGACGCGCGCGGGCGGGAGACGCGGACCGAGCTGCCCAACCGGACCGGGCACGTGTTCCACGGCTTCGTCGCCGGGCTCGTCCCGGGCACCCGCTACGGCATCCGGGTCGCGGGACCGTGGGATCCCGCCAACGGCCTCCGGTTCTCGCCCGCGAAGGTCCTCCTCCCCACGCGTGCCCGCGCGGTCAGCGGCTCGTGGGACAACTCGCAGGCCGTGTTCGGCCACCAGCTCGGCCGGCCGAAGCGGCGCAGCGACACCAACGGCAAGGGCCACGTCGCGCTCGGGGTCGTCGTCGACCCGCAGGAGTTCGACTGGGGCGACCACGAGCGGCCGCACACGCCGCTCAGCGAGACCATCATCTACGAGACCCACGTGAAGGGCTTCACCAAGCTCATGGAGTGGGTGCCGGAGGAGTTCCGCGGCACCTACGCCGGCCTCGCCCATCCGGCGGCCGTCGAGTACCTGAAGAATCTCGGCGTCACCGCGGTGGAGCTGATGCCGGTGCACCAGTTCGTGCAGGACCCGCACCTGCAGGAGAAGGGCCTCCGCAACTACTGGGGCTACAACTCCATCGGCTTCTTCGCTCCGCACAACGAGTACGCCGCGACCGGCGACACCGGGCACCAGGTGGACGAGTTCAAGGGGATGGTCAAGGCGCTGCACGCGGCCGGCCTGGAGGTCATCCTCGACGTCGTCTACAACCACACCGCGGAGGGCAACGACCTCGGCCCGACGTACAGCTTCAAGGGCATCGACAACCCCTCCTACTACCGGCTCGTGGAGGGCGATCGCGCGCACTACTTCGACACCACCGGCACCGGGAACAGCGTCAACGTCAGCCATCCCGCCGCCCTCCAGCTGATCATGGACTCCCTCCGCTACTGGGTGGAGGACTACCACATCGACGGATTCCGGTTCGATCTGGCCACCACGCTCACCCGGCAGGGCGGCGACGCCAGTCTGCACAGCGCTTTCCTCACGCTCATCCAGCAGGACCCGGTCCTTGCACGGGTGAAGATGATCGCCGAGCCGTGGGACACCGCCGGGTATCAGCTCGGCGGCTTCCCGGCCGACTGGTCGGAGTGGAACGGGAAGTTCCGCGACGACGTGCGCGACTTCTGGCGCGGCACCCCCGGCGTGCTCGGGACGCTCTCGCAGCGGGTGCTGGGCAGCCCGGACATCTACGAGGACTCCCGCCGCGCGCCGCTCTCGAGCGTCAACTTCGTGACGGCCCACGACGGCTTCACCCTCGCCGACCTCACCAGCTACGACGAGAAGCACAACGAGGCGAACGGGGAGGACAACCGCGACGGGGAGTCCGACAACCGCTCCCGCAACTACGGCGCCGAGGGCCCCACCGACGACGAGGCGATCGTCGCCGTCCGCATCCGGCAGCGCAAGAACCTCCTCGCGACCGTCCTGCTGTCGGCCGGCGTCCCGATGATCCTCGGCGGCGACGAGATCGGCCGCACCCAGCAGGGCAACAACAACGCCTACTGCCAGGACAACGAGATCTCCTGGTACGACTGGGCGAACGCCGACTGGGAACTGCACGAGTTCACGGCGGCGCTCATCCGCCTGCGCCGCACCGAGCCCGCCCTCCGGCCCGAGTGGTACCGGCACGCGCCCGACGCGGGCAGCCGCGACACCGTGCGCATCGTCCGCGCCGACGGGGAGCAGTTCACCGACGACGACTGGGGCGACCCGGAGGCGCGGTCGATCGCGTTCGTGCTCATGCACGAGGGCGCCGACTCGTTCCTGCTGCTGCTCAACGCGGCCGCGAACGGTGTGGAGTTCGTGCTGCCCGACCCGCCGGGCGCGCACTGGGAGCTGGAGTCGTCGAGCGACCCCGAGCTCGCCCTCAACGACGGCGAGAGCGTGATCGTCGGCGAGACCTCCTTCGCCCTGTTCCGCTCGGCGGCCGAAGGATGAGCGAACAGCAGATCCCGGCCCTGCTCGGCCGCTACCGCCCGCAGACCCTCATCGGCCGCGGAGGCGAGGCGGTCGTCTTCCGCGCGACGGACGAGATCCTCGACCGCGAGGTCGCCATCAAGCTGTACCGGTCGGCGACCGAGGAGCAGATGGCGCAGTACCGCACCGAGCAGACGGCGCTTGCGCGGCTCAGCCACCACGGCATCGTGTCGCTCATCGACGCCGGGATCGACTACTCGGCGCCGAAGGATCCGCGGCCGTTCCTGGTGATGGAGCTGGTGACCGGCAGCGACCTGGCCTCCACGCTCCGCGAGCGGTCGCTGAACACGGAGGAGATCGCGGAGATCGCCTACGACGTCGCGGAGGCCCTGGAGTACGTGCACGCGAACGGGGTCGTGCACCGCGACATCAAGCCGTCGAACGTGATGCTCGTGACCTACGGCACGACGACGTTCCGCGCCCGCGCGCGGCTGACGGACTTCGGGATCGCCGGCGGCATCCTCGCCTCGCCGGAGACGGAGGAGGAGGGCAAGACCACGACGGGGACGGCCGCCTACCTCAGCCCCGAGCAGGCCTCGCTCCGGGCCGCGACCCCCGCCAGCGACGTCTACTCGCTCGGGCTGGTGCTGCTGGAGTGCTTCACCGGGACCGTGACCTACCCGGGAGGAGCGGTGGAGTCCGCACTCGCTCGGCTGAAGAACGATCCCCCGGTGCCGGACGACCTCCCGGACGACTGGACCCGGCTGCTGCGGGCCATGACGGCACGCGATCCGGCCGAACGGCCGTCGGCGGCCGAGCTGGCCGTGGCGTTCCGGGAGGCGATCTTCGCGGCGGCGCCGGTGGGCGCCCGGTCCTGAGGGTGGGCGCCAGGTCCTGAGACTGGTTCCGCTCAGAGCCGCCGCAACCGCAGCGCCGGATCCCGCTCCCTGGCGGACTCGACCGCCTCGGGCTCCGCCTCCGCCAGCATCGTCTCCGGTGCGCCCCCGGCCTCCACCAGCACGTCCCCGTGCGGGTCCGCGAGCAGGCTGTGCCCCACCGAGATCGGCTCGGCCTGCGACACCGCTGCGGCGTAGCAGCCGTTCTCGATCGCGCGGGCCCGGGCGAGCGTCCGCCACTGGTCGACCTTGGACGGCCCAGGCACCCAGGACGAGCACACGGCGATCAGCTCGGCGCCCGCGTCTGCGAGCGCGCGGCCGAGCTCCGGGAAGCGCAAGTCGTAGCAGGTCATCAGCCCGACCGTCATCCCGGCGGCCTCGAACACCACGGGCTCGGGCTCCGGCGCGGGCGCGATCCACTCGGACTCGCGGAACCCGAACGAGTCGAAGAGATGGATCTTGCGGTACCGGGCGAGCAGGGACCCGTCCGCGCCGAACGCGGCGAGCGTGTTGAACGGTCGCGGCTCGGCATGGTCGGCGGACTGCTCGACGAGGCCCGCCACGATCGCCACACCACGGGAGGCCGCCAGCTCGGCGACCGCGGTCCCGAACCGGCCGTCCAGCGGCTCGGCGGCGCCCGCGAACGTGGCGTCCACCATCTTCTTCTCGTACATCGCGTACTCGGGCAGCAGCACCAGGTCGGCGCCCTGGTCCGCCGCGCGCGCGACGGCGTCGCGGACAGCCCGGAGGTTGCCTGCGACGTCGTCGTCCGACGCGAGCTGGGCGAGGGCGAGCCGCACCGCTACTCCCGCGCGGGGGTGGGGTCGGGGGCTGCGTCGTGCACGTGCGCCGCCTCGGACGCGGCGACCGGAGCGGCGTCCCCCCTGGCCTCCACCGCGTCCCCGTCGGCCTCGTCGTACGAGATCTCGGGCGGCAGCTGCCGGAAGCCCTTCGTCACGATCGCCAGCACGATCACGCCGAGGACGAGCCAGCTCAGTCCGAGGACGATCGCGTTGATGTCCAGCCGGGTCAGCAGGTAGCCGGTGATGATCGCGCCGATCGCGGGCACCACCAGATACAGGACCGCGTTGTGCCGCTGGCCCGCCCGGCGCTGGCGGAAGTAGTAGACGATCACCGACACGTTCACCATCGTGAAGGCGACGAACGCGCCGAAGTTGATGAACGAGGTGGAGGTCGCGACGTCGAGGAACATCGCCACCAGCCCGACCACGCCGATGATCACCAGGTTGACCACCGGCGAGCGGAAGCGGCGGCTGATCTCGCCGAACACCTTGCGCGGCAGTGCGCCGTCGCGGCCCATCGCGAACATCAGGCGGGCGGCGGAGGCCTGGGCGGCGAGGCCGGAGGCGAACTGGGCGACCACGAGGCCCGCGATGAAGATCGAACCGAAGACGTTGCCTCCGATGGTGATGGCGATGTCGAACGCCGCCGAGGACGA is a window from the Leifsonia shinshuensis genome containing:
- a CDS encoding glucosamine-6-phosphate deaminase; the protein is MRVVVLPTSAEVGEAAAAEIAAVVTERPDAVLGLATGDSPLGAYAALGRRVERDGLDLSRARGFALDEYVGLDPSDPQSYNAVIDRTVTTPLRMRAGAVRVPAGAAADLDAAADAYERAIEESGVDIQILGIGANGHIGFNEPGSAFTTRTRVVALSERTRLDNARFFATPSDVPTHALTQGLATIMRARRIVLVALGERKAEAVRAAVEGRPSAACPASVLQDHPDALLVVDEAAASRIAVSSSAVNRFPRLLARR
- the glgX gene encoding glycogen debranching protein GlgX, whose translation is MSGDGSAPYPLGITLVEGGANVAVYSENADTVYVSRFDARGRETRTELPNRTGHVFHGFVAGLVPGTRYGIRVAGPWDPANGLRFSPAKVLLPTRARAVSGSWDNSQAVFGHQLGRPKRRSDTNGKGHVALGVVVDPQEFDWGDHERPHTPLSETIIYETHVKGFTKLMEWVPEEFRGTYAGLAHPAAVEYLKNLGVTAVELMPVHQFVQDPHLQEKGLRNYWGYNSIGFFAPHNEYAATGDTGHQVDEFKGMVKALHAAGLEVILDVVYNHTAEGNDLGPTYSFKGIDNPSYYRLVEGDRAHYFDTTGTGNSVNVSHPAALQLIMDSLRYWVEDYHIDGFRFDLATTLTRQGGDASLHSAFLTLIQQDPVLARVKMIAEPWDTAGYQLGGFPADWSEWNGKFRDDVRDFWRGTPGVLGTLSQRVLGSPDIYEDSRRAPLSSVNFVTAHDGFTLADLTSYDEKHNEANGEDNRDGESDNRSRNYGAEGPTDDEAIVAVRIRQRKNLLATVLLSAGVPMILGGDEIGRTQQGNNNAYCQDNEISWYDWANADWELHEFTAALIRLRRTEPALRPEWYRHAPDAGSRDTVRIVRADGEQFTDDDWGDPEARSIAFVLMHEGADSFLLLLNAAANGVEFVLPDPPGAHWELESSSDPELALNDGESVIVGETSFALFRSAAEG
- a CDS encoding serine/threonine-protein kinase codes for the protein MSEQQIPALLGRYRPQTLIGRGGEAVVFRATDEILDREVAIKLYRSATEEQMAQYRTEQTALARLSHHGIVSLIDAGIDYSAPKDPRPFLVMELVTGSDLASTLRERSLNTEEIAEIAYDVAEALEYVHANGVVHRDIKPSNVMLVTYGTTTFRARARLTDFGIAGGILASPETEEEGKTTTGTAAYLSPEQASLRAATPASDVYSLGLVLLECFTGTVTYPGGAVESALARLKNDPPVPDDLPDDWTRLLRAMTARDPAERPSAAELAVAFREAIFAAAPVGARS
- a CDS encoding carbon-nitrogen hydrolase family protein, with product MRLALAQLASDDDVAGNLRAVRDAVARAADQGADLVLLPEYAMYEKKMVDATFAGAAEPLDGRFGTAVAELAASRGVAIVAGLVEQSADHAEPRPFNTLAAFGADGSLLARYRKIHLFDSFGFRESEWIAPAPEPEPVVFEAAGMTVGLMTCYDLRFPELGRALADAGAELIAVCSSWVPGPSKVDQWRTLARARAIENGCYAAAVSQAEPISVGHSLLADPHGDVLVEAGGAPETMLAEAEPEAVESARERDPALRLRRL